The following are encoded together in the bacterium genome:
- a CDS encoding SDR family oxidoreductase — protein sequence MLLQDRVCIVSGIGPGLGRSVALACAREGADVVLAARSADALAACAAEVRALGRRALPVPTDLARAGDGAALAAAASAEFGRIDVLVNNAFLSNPTALFEEAALEDWRRMFEVNVFGALALTQAVVPHMKAQGRGSIVFVNSMSIRIVEPRMGGYAASKGALMTAAQTLARELGAHGIRVNSVVPGYIWSDKMEGYFRFLATQQGTTYEAVHADIAGRTALRHIPDSDEIADAVVFFASELSRAISGQALDVNGGHHFH from the coding sequence ATGCTGCTCCAGGATCGCGTCTGCATCGTCTCCGGCATCGGCCCCGGCCTCGGCCGCTCGGTCGCGCTCGCCTGCGCCCGCGAGGGCGCCGACGTCGTGCTCGCCGCGCGCAGCGCCGACGCGCTCGCGGCCTGCGCCGCCGAGGTCCGCGCGCTCGGCCGCCGTGCCCTCCCCGTCCCCACCGACCTCGCCCGCGCCGGCGACGGCGCCGCGCTCGCCGCCGCGGCGAGCGCGGAGTTCGGCCGCATCGACGTGCTCGTGAACAACGCCTTCCTGTCGAATCCGACGGCGCTGTTCGAGGAGGCGGCGCTCGAGGACTGGCGGCGCATGTTCGAGGTCAACGTCTTCGGCGCGCTCGCCCTCACGCAGGCCGTGGTGCCGCACATGAAGGCGCAGGGCCGCGGCAGCATCGTCTTCGTGAACTCGATGTCGATCCGCATCGTCGAGCCGAGGATGGGCGGCTATGCGGCGTCGAAGGGCGCGCTCATGACGGCGGCGCAGACGCTCGCCCGCGAGCTCGGCGCCCACGGCATCCGCGTCAACTCGGTCGTGCCCGGCTACATCTGGAGCGACAAGATGGAGGGCTACTTCCGCTTCCTCGCCACGCAGCAGGGCACGACGTACGAGGCCGTCCACGCCGACATCGCCGGGCGCACGGCGCTGCGCCACATCCCCGATTCGGACGAGATCGCCGACGCCGTGGTGTTCTTCGCCTCGGAGCTGTCGCGCGCGATCAGCGGCCAGGCGCTCGACGTCAACGGCGGGCACCACTTCCACTGA
- a CDS encoding acyl carrier protein, which yields MTTMHETTTVLPAGRLGLEEYVEPRVRGVVADRLGVEAQDLVASVSLRDDLAADSLDLLEVAIALEGAFGIRIPERYLDLIRTYDDLVAVVLDRIATSQRAEAAGSESPPVHARVMPAAGLAHRGVERSMRLTPYLAQTLADDVRLAGPGARLELTVQGTGGRRALAHVRSMFARMMARGTTVTVRSDERAGARSRAA from the coding sequence GTGACGACGATGCATGAGACGACGACGGTGCTGCCCGCTGGGCGGCTGGGACTGGAAGAGTACGTGGAGCCCCGCGTGCGCGGCGTGGTCGCCGATCGCCTGGGCGTCGAGGCGCAGGACCTCGTGGCGAGCGTGTCGCTGCGGGACGATCTGGCCGCCGACTCCCTCGATCTGCTCGAGGTGGCGATCGCCCTCGAGGGCGCGTTCGGCATCCGCATCCCCGAGCGCTACCTCGATCTGATCCGCACCTACGACGACCTGGTGGCGGTGGTCCTCGACCGCATCGCCACCTCGCAGCGGGCCGAGGCCGCCGGTAGCGAGTCGCCCCCCGTCCACGCCCGCGTGATGCCGGCGGCCGGGCTGGCGCACCGCGGGGTCGAGCGCTCGATGCGCCTCACCCCGTACCTGGCGCAGACCCTGGCCGACGACGTCCGGCTGGCCGGCCCCGGTGCCCGGCTCGAGCTCACGGTGCAGGGGACGGGCGGCCGCCGCGCGCTGGCCCACGTGCGGTCGATGTTCGCGCGCATGATGGCGCGCGGGACGACCGTGACCGTGCGCAGCGACGAGCGCGCCGGCGCGCGCAGCCGCGCGGCGTAG
- a CDS encoding YdiU family protein has protein sequence MPIAPDYRPAPVHAALGDAFYDVVAPARFPEHRLRFRNQEAASRIGLGGLTDAEWEAHFARFEPLPENLPRPLALRYHGHQFRSYNPQLGDGRGFLFAQLHDAVDGRLLDLGTKGSGQTPWSRGGDGRLTLKGGVREVLATAMLEACGVPTSRSLSLFETGEPLWRGDEPSPTRSSVLVRLSHSHVRFGTFQRLAYEGEVANLGRLVEHCIAYYLPEARGAGDAPFALLRAVTIRSARLAAAWMAAGFVHGVLNTDNMNVTGESFDYGPYRFLPHCDPTFTAAYFDETGLYAYGRQPAVVQWNCERLADALAPLGTRAQLAPALGAYAPAFREALPAALLARLGLCARNADDDALLVESLFAWLGTRRVGWDRFFFDWWGGAASAPRAAASPAADAYAEPAFAPLRARLEAHAPAAPARLALPYFRAAAPCTLLVDEIEALWAPIAAVDDWGGFHAKLDAIAARREATTLD, from the coding sequence ATGCCGATTGCACCCGACTATCGCCCCGCCCCGGTCCATGCCGCGCTCGGCGACGCGTTCTACGACGTCGTCGCCCCGGCCCGCTTCCCCGAGCACCGCCTGCGCTTCCGCAACCAGGAGGCCGCGAGCCGCATCGGCCTCGGCGGGCTCACCGACGCCGAGTGGGAAGCGCACTTCGCGCGCTTCGAGCCGCTGCCGGAGAACCTGCCGCGGCCGCTCGCGCTGCGCTACCACGGCCATCAGTTCCGCAGCTACAACCCGCAGCTCGGCGACGGCCGCGGCTTCCTCTTCGCGCAGCTGCACGACGCCGTCGACGGCCGCCTCCTCGACCTCGGCACCAAGGGCAGCGGGCAGACGCCGTGGTCGCGCGGCGGTGACGGGCGCCTCACGCTGAAGGGCGGCGTGCGCGAGGTGCTGGCGACGGCGATGCTCGAGGCGTGCGGCGTGCCGACGTCGCGCTCGCTCTCCCTGTTCGAGACCGGCGAGCCGCTGTGGCGGGGCGACGAGCCGTCGCCGACGCGCTCCTCGGTGCTGGTGCGCCTGTCGCACTCCCACGTGCGCTTCGGCACCTTCCAGCGGCTCGCCTACGAGGGCGAGGTCGCGAATCTCGGGCGCCTCGTCGAGCACTGCATCGCCTACTACCTGCCCGAGGCACGCGGCGCCGGCGACGCGCCGTTCGCGCTGCTGCGCGCGGTCACCATCCGCAGCGCCCGGCTCGCAGCGGCGTGGATGGCGGCCGGCTTCGTGCACGGCGTCCTCAACACCGACAACATGAACGTCACCGGCGAGAGCTTCGACTACGGGCCGTACCGCTTCCTGCCGCACTGCGACCCGACCTTCACCGCCGCGTACTTCGACGAGACCGGCCTCTACGCCTACGGGCGGCAGCCGGCCGTGGTGCAGTGGAACTGCGAGCGCCTGGCCGACGCGCTGGCTCCGCTCGGCACGCGCGCCCAGCTGGCGCCGGCGCTCGGCGCCTACGCACCGGCGTTCCGCGAGGCGCTGCCGGCGGCGCTGCTCGCCCGGCTCGGCCTGTGCGCGCGCAACGCCGACGACGACGCCCTCCTCGTCGAGTCGCTGTTCGCCTGGCTCGGCACGCGCCGCGTCGGCTGGGATCGCTTCTTCTTCGACTGGTGGGGCGGCGCCGCCAGCGCCCCGCGCGCGGCCGCGTCGCCCGCGGCCGACGCCTATGCCGAGCCCGCGTTCGCACCGCTGCGCGCGCGGCTCGAGGCGCACGCCCCGGCGGCGCCCGCGCGGCTCGCCCTGCCCTACTTCCGGGCCGCCGCCCCGTGCACGCTCCTCGTCGACGAGATCGAGGCGCTGTGGGCGCCGATCGCGGCCGTCGACGACTGGGGGGGCTTCCACGCCAAGCTCGACGCGATCGCCGCCCGGCGCGAAGCGACGACGCTCGACTGA
- a CDS encoding isoprenylcysteine carboxylmethyltransferase family protein yields the protein MLDRTAVACLATAFFVGLAFVWRSWMQWRRTGSTGFRGIHGRPLSPEWWGGVLFVVGCAATVAAPVLAWTGAAPPWPPLARPATLWAGLALVAVGTAGTLWAQLAMGTSWRIGVDPSERTALVTDGPFRWVRNPIFTAMLIGLAGLLLLVPGPLATLAFAITLAGVELQVRTAEEPYLVRTHGAAYLRWAARTGRFLPGVGRLAGMAPPATAR from the coding sequence ATGCTCGATCGCACCGCCGTCGCCTGCCTCGCCACCGCCTTCTTCGTCGGCCTCGCCTTCGTCTGGCGCAGCTGGATGCAGTGGCGCCGCACCGGCTCCACCGGCTTCCGCGGCATCCACGGCCGGCCGCTCTCGCCCGAGTGGTGGGGCGGCGTGCTCTTCGTCGTCGGCTGCGCGGCGACGGTCGCCGCGCCCGTCCTCGCCTGGACGGGGGCCGCGCCGCCGTGGCCCCCGCTCGCGCGACCGGCGACGCTGTGGGCCGGCCTCGCGCTCGTCGCCGTCGGGACCGCGGGGACCCTCTGGGCGCAGCTCGCGATGGGCACCTCGTGGCGCATCGGCGTCGACCCGAGCGAGCGCACCGCCCTGGTGACGGACGGCCCGTTCCGCTGGGTGCGCAACCCGATCTTCACCGCGATGCTGATCGGCCTCGCCGGCCTCCTGCTGCTCGTGCCCGGGCCGCTCGCGACGCTCGCGTTCGCGATCACGCTGGCCGGCGTCGAGCTCCAGGTACGCACCGCCGAGGAGCCGTACCTCGTGCGCACGCACGGCGCCGCGTACCTCCGCTGGGCCGCGCGCACCGGGCGCTTCCTCCCCGGCGTCGGACGCCTCGCCGGCATGGCGCCGCCGGCGACGGCCCGCTAA
- a CDS encoding N-acyl homoserine lactonase family protein, which produces MRVRALTCGWLTGPAALFLDGAGGALRVPVPSLLIEHPRGTVVFDTGMHPVLGTDPASRLGPQAALWTVELGAGEDVAGRLAAAGTAADRVDFVIASHLHFDHAGGLALLPQATLVVQRREWEAANDADLAAQSYLARADWDHGHARRLVDGEHDLFGDGRVVCVPTHGHTPGHQSLRLRLDDGRDVLFTADACYLRESLVARRLPAFGHDPAAMRAVLDRFDALAAGGTELVFGHDAEQWPQVAARLG; this is translated from the coding sequence ATGCGCGTCCGGGCCCTCACCTGCGGCTGGCTCACCGGCCCCGCCGCCCTCTTCCTCGACGGCGCCGGCGGCGCGCTGCGCGTCCCGGTTCCGTCGCTCCTGATCGAGCATCCGCGCGGCACGGTGGTCTTCGACACCGGCATGCATCCCGTGCTCGGCACCGATCCGGCCTCGCGGCTCGGACCCCAGGCGGCGCTGTGGACCGTCGAGCTCGGGGCCGGCGAGGACGTCGCCGGGCGGCTCGCCGCCGCCGGTACGGCCGCCGACCGCGTCGACTTCGTGATCGCGTCGCACCTCCACTTCGATCATGCGGGCGGCCTCGCGCTGCTGCCGCAGGCGACGCTCGTCGTGCAGCGTCGCGAGTGGGAGGCGGCGAACGACGCCGACCTCGCGGCGCAGAGCTACCTCGCGCGCGCCGACTGGGACCACGGCCACGCGCGCCGCCTGGTCGACGGCGAGCACGACCTCTTCGGCGACGGCCGCGTCGTCTGCGTCCCCACGCACGGCCACACGCCGGGGCACCAGTCGCTGCGGCTGCGGCTCGACGACGGCCGCGACGTGCTGTTCACCGCCGACGCCTGCTACCTGCGCGAAAGCCTCGTCGCCCGCCGCCTGCCGGCGTTCGGCCACGACCCGGCGGCGATGCGCGCCGTCCTCGATCGCTTCGACGCCCTCGCCGCCGGCGGCACCGAGCTCGTCTTCGGGCACGACGCCGAGCAGTGGCCGCAGGTCGCGGCGCGGCTCGGGTAG
- a CDS encoding TIGR03619 family F420-dependent LLM class oxidoreductase: MTGAVQVCPPGRLAWGLQLPIAAQSTLFAQPWEATAGTTELVRVARTADRWGAFYVAVCDHVAVPRVQAAAMSTVWYDPIATLGFLAAATKQVRLLSYVFVAPYRHPLQTAKAFMTLDALSGGRVILGVGAGHVEGEFGVLGVDFARRGALLDEAIDAVRAAFLDEFPVHEGRTWTIRDVGLRPRPVQQPRPPIWVGGSTPAAMRRAARRGDGWLPQGTFRDRLPEQIAAIRAERAKTRGDAPIEIGANSEWLYLGRPSFDPGPNTRSGGAEEIAASLRALRAMGVSHCGVRFRTRSCDELCDQLEAFGREVAPLLEDA; encoded by the coding sequence ATGACCGGCGCCGTCCAGGTCTGTCCCCCGGGCCGCCTCGCCTGGGGGCTCCAGCTGCCGATCGCCGCCCAGAGCACGCTGTTCGCGCAGCCGTGGGAGGCGACCGCGGGCACCACCGAGCTGGTCCGCGTCGCGCGCACGGCGGACCGCTGGGGCGCGTTCTACGTCGCGGTGTGCGACCACGTCGCCGTGCCGCGGGTGCAGGCGGCGGCCATGTCGACGGTCTGGTACGACCCGATCGCGACCCTCGGCTTCCTCGCCGCCGCGACCAAGCAGGTGCGGCTCCTCTCCTACGTCTTCGTCGCGCCCTACCGCCATCCGCTGCAGACGGCGAAGGCGTTCATGACCCTCGACGCGCTCTCGGGCGGGCGCGTGATCCTCGGCGTGGGCGCGGGCCACGTCGAGGGCGAGTTCGGCGTCCTCGGCGTCGACTTCGCGCGCCGCGGCGCACTGCTCGACGAGGCGATCGACGCCGTACGCGCGGCCTTCCTCGACGAGTTCCCCGTCCACGAAGGCCGGACGTGGACGATCCGCGACGTCGGCCTGCGCCCGCGGCCGGTGCAGCAGCCGCGACCGCCCATCTGGGTGGGCGGCTCGACGCCCGCGGCGATGCGCCGCGCCGCCCGGCGCGGCGACGGCTGGCTGCCGCAGGGCACCTTCCGCGACCGCCTGCCCGAGCAGATCGCCGCCATCCGCGCCGAGCGCGCGAAGACCCGCGGCGACGCGCCGATCGAGATCGGCGCCAACAGCGAGTGGCTCTACCTCGGCCGGCCGAGCTTCGACCCCGGCCCCAACACCCGCAGCGGCGGCGCCGAGGAGATCGCGGCCTCGCTGCGCGCGCTGCGTGCCATGGGCGTCTCCCACTGCGGCGTCCGCTTCCGTACCCGCTCGTGCGACGAGCTGTGCGACCAGCTGGAAGCGTTCGGCCGCGAGGTCGCCCCCCTCCTCGAGGACGCCTGA
- the lnt gene encoding apolipoprotein N-acyltransferase yields MWWRVPAILVSAAGYCAAFPPWSLPGVAWVALVPLLLALHGLRPGRAAAAGFLWGTATLSGIGYWVPGALAYYWEQPYWFGFSFALGVAFVFMGTYFAAFGAAYARLATCRRGATLALATAATYVACELARAHLLTGHPWLLLGYALVPQPLLVQAADLGGVYLLSFAVALVNAGLAAALVEPAGRRGALAAAATALAALAAYGAVRLRTPLPIAPAVPVMVVQGNVDLGFQWREDFYGQGLDRYLQLTLDGAARSHPQLVVWPESAVTFFLDEEPLYLAAIADVLARTGADLVVGGPRRTGAPSRFYNAAFHLTPDGTLGDHYDKVRLLPFAEYFPLRTIELLRRRFERVRHFTAAETPTMLRTRFGDVATVICFEAIFPEGVRAQTAAGAQLLVNLSNDGWFGRTAGSDQHLTMVALRAVEARLWVVRATTTGVSAIVDPFGRIVARAPLFTATTLDAQVVPMAVTTVYERVGDAFAWGCVVVALAALLTPRRRGHAG; encoded by the coding sequence GTGTGGTGGCGCGTCCCGGCGATCCTCGTCTCCGCCGCCGGCTACTGCGCCGCCTTCCCGCCCTGGAGCCTGCCGGGCGTGGCGTGGGTGGCGCTCGTGCCGCTGCTCCTCGCGCTGCACGGTCTGCGGCCCGGACGCGCGGCGGCGGCCGGCTTCCTGTGGGGCACCGCGACGCTCTCGGGGATCGGCTACTGGGTGCCGGGCGCCCTCGCCTACTACTGGGAGCAGCCGTACTGGTTCGGGTTCTCCTTCGCGCTCGGGGTCGCGTTCGTGTTCATGGGGACGTACTTCGCCGCCTTCGGCGCCGCCTACGCCCGGCTCGCGACCTGCCGGCGCGGCGCGACGCTCGCCCTCGCGACCGCGGCGACCTACGTCGCCTGCGAGCTGGCGCGCGCGCACCTGTTGACCGGCCACCCGTGGCTGCTCCTGGGCTACGCGCTCGTGCCGCAGCCGCTGCTCGTCCAGGCGGCCGACCTGGGCGGCGTCTACCTGCTGTCGTTCGCCGTCGCGCTCGTGAACGCCGGCCTCGCGGCGGCGCTCGTCGAGCCCGCCGGCCGGCGCGGCGCGCTCGCCGCCGCGGCCACGGCCCTCGCCGCGCTCGCCGCGTACGGCGCGGTTCGCCTGCGCACGCCGCTGCCCATAGCGCCGGCGGTCCCGGTGATGGTCGTCCAGGGCAACGTCGATCTCGGCTTCCAGTGGCGCGAGGACTTCTACGGCCAGGGGCTCGATCGCTACCTGCAGCTCACCCTCGACGGCGCGGCACGCTCGCACCCGCAGCTGGTCGTGTGGCCGGAGAGCGCGGTCACCTTCTTCCTCGACGAGGAGCCGCTCTACCTGGCCGCGATCGCCGACGTCCTCGCGCGCACCGGCGCCGACCTCGTCGTCGGCGGGCCGCGGCGCACCGGCGCTCCGTCACGCTTCTACAACGCGGCCTTCCACCTGACGCCCGACGGCACGCTCGGCGACCACTACGACAAGGTGCGCCTGCTGCCGTTCGCGGAGTACTTCCCGCTGCGGACGATCGAGCTGCTGCGCCGCCGGTTCGAGCGCGTCCGGCACTTCACCGCCGCCGAGACGCCCACCATGCTACGCACGCGCTTCGGCGACGTGGCCACCGTCATCTGCTTCGAGGCGATCTTCCCCGAGGGGGTGCGCGCGCAGACGGCGGCCGGCGCGCAGCTGCTCGTGAACCTCTCGAACGACGGCTGGTTCGGCCGCACCGCCGGCTCGGACCAGCACCTCACGATGGTGGCGCTGCGCGCGGTCGAGGCGCGGCTGTGGGTCGTGCGCGCGACGACCACCGGGGTGTCGGCGATCGTCGATCCCTTCGGCCGCATCGTCGCGCGGGCTCCGCTCTTCACCGCGACGACGCTCGACGCGCAGGTCGTCCCCATGGCGGTGACGACGGTGTACGAGCGCGTCGGCGACGCCTTCGCCTGGGGCTGCGTCGTCGTCGCGCTCGCGGCGCTGCTCACACCGCGGCGGCGCGGCCACGCCGGCTAG
- a CDS encoding FAD-dependent oxidoreductase, whose protein sequence is MRIAVVGAGVAGLVVARAVADRHAVVVFEADDRIGGHAHTVRVEQDGRTWDVDTGFVVFDPGTYPRFAALLDRLGVPSQPSDMSFSVRAPGIEYGGRSLGALLAQPANVLRAGFRRLVRDVLRFNREAAATASDAATLAGWLTADGYSAEFRDHYLVPMAAAIWSARPAHVLAMPAGHVVRFFAHHGLLRVRGQPEWRTIPGGAVRYVEALAAPLRDRVRTGCAVARVERHADGVTVTPQDGVPERFDRVVLAVPGSRALALLADPSAAERDVLGAFAEQENDVVLHTDTSLLPRARRAWSSWNVHLGTHTDRVAMTYDMSRLQRLPSSHPFCVTLNATAFVDPARVLRRFVYRHPICTPAAVAAGRRHGEVSGRQRTHYCGAYWGWGFHEDGVTSALAVCRALGVDAPA, encoded by the coding sequence GTGCGCATCGCCGTCGTCGGCGCCGGCGTGGCCGGCCTGGTCGTCGCCCGGGCCGTCGCCGACCGCCACGCGGTCGTCGTCTTCGAGGCCGACGACCGCATCGGCGGCCACGCGCACACGGTGCGCGTCGAGCAGGACGGCCGCACCTGGGACGTCGATACCGGGTTCGTCGTCTTCGACCCCGGAACCTATCCGCGCTTCGCAGCGCTGCTCGACCGGCTCGGCGTGCCGAGCCAGCCGAGCGACATGAGCTTCAGCGTGCGCGCGCCCGGGATCGAGTACGGCGGCCGCTCGCTCGGCGCGCTCCTCGCGCAGCCCGCGAACGTCCTGCGGGCCGGCTTCCGCCGCCTGGTGCGCGACGTGCTGCGCTTCAATCGCGAGGCCGCCGCGACGGCGAGCGACGCGGCGACGCTCGCCGGCTGGCTCACGGCCGACGGCTACTCGGCCGAGTTCCGCGACCACTACCTCGTGCCCATGGCGGCGGCGATCTGGTCCGCGCGCCCCGCGCACGTGCTGGCGATGCCCGCGGGCCACGTGGTGCGCTTCTTCGCGCACCACGGCCTGCTGCGCGTCCGCGGCCAGCCGGAGTGGCGCACGATCCCGGGCGGCGCGGTGCGCTACGTCGAAGCGTTGGCGGCGCCCCTGCGCGACCGCGTGCGTACGGGCTGCGCGGTCGCCCGCGTCGAGCGGCATGCGGACGGCGTCACGGTGACGCCGCAGGACGGCGTCCCCGAGCGCTTCGACCGCGTCGTCCTCGCCGTGCCCGGCAGCCGGGCGCTGGCGCTGCTCGCCGACCCGAGCGCGGCCGAGCGTGACGTCCTCGGCGCGTTCGCGGAGCAGGAGAACGACGTCGTGCTGCACACCGACACGTCGCTGCTGCCACGCGCGCGCCGGGCATGGTCGAGCTGGAACGTCCACCTGGGCACGCACACCGACCGCGTCGCGATGACGTACGACATGAGCCGCCTGCAACGACTCCCCTCGTCGCACCCCTTCTGCGTGACGCTGAACGCGACCGCGTTCGTCGACCCGGCGCGCGTGCTGCGCCGCTTCGTCTACCGGCATCCGATCTGCACCCCGGCCGCCGTGGCAGCGGGGCGGCGCCACGGCGAGGTCAGCGGGCGGCAGCGCACGCACTACTGCGGCGCATACTGGGGCTGGGGCTTCCACGAGGACGGCGTCACGAGCGCGCTCGCGGTGTGCCGGGCGCTCGGCGTCGACGCCCCGGCCTGA
- a CDS encoding GNAT family N-acetyltransferase, with translation MSLHLTTETPPAAQDVAFVAESLGRWNVAASGHADWARAGVYLRNADARIVGGAQGACWGGWLHVDILWVEDHHRRQGWGRRLLAALEALGKERGCERAWLDTFSFQAGRRFYEPLGYRVFGELPDHPRGHTHWFLAKEL, from the coding sequence ATGTCGCTGCACCTGACGACCGAAACGCCGCCGGCCGCGCAGGACGTCGCGTTCGTGGCGGAATCCCTCGGGCGCTGGAACGTGGCAGCCAGCGGACACGCGGACTGGGCGCGAGCAGGCGTGTATCTGCGCAACGCGGACGCGCGCATCGTCGGCGGAGCGCAGGGCGCGTGCTGGGGCGGCTGGCTCCACGTCGACATCCTCTGGGTGGAGGACCATCACCGCCGTCAGGGATGGGGTCGCCGGCTGCTCGCCGCGCTGGAGGCGCTCGGGAAGGAGCGCGGCTGCGAGCGCGCGTGGCTCGATACGTTCAGCTTCCAGGCGGGCCGGCGTTTCTACGAGCCGCTCGGCTACCGGGTGTTCGGGGAGCTGCCCGACCACCCGCGCGGCCACACGCACTGGTTCCTGGCCAAGGAGCTGTGA
- a CDS encoding alpha/beta hydrolase, translating to MFDLVLRSVFAPGVLAARWVTPGTSEAAGAPSPRYSLSLVGKMLLDEVFFVSELLSMPLVPYGDRVRIAAESTEALALFTERGWLGDPAAYHLTPEPLEPLDLRIARSRGLRYGHLTADSGYEPHAGEPGRDRWLGYARNRTAHAWLLEHPGPPRPWLVCVHGYRMGYPLVDFTGFPAAWFHRELGLNVAFPVLPLHGPRTVGRRTGDGFLSGDYLDTIHLQAQATWDVRRLLAWLRHERDAPAIGLYGLSLGGYTTALLAALEPELACVVAGIPAVSHTGLARWNIPPALLRLSEHLGLAWDRLEELVRVVSPLALPVRVPRERRYVYGALADRLVPPHGVHALWTHWERPRIEWYDGSHVSFGWEAQVRALLVEALASNGLTAPA from the coding sequence ATGTTCGATCTCGTGCTCCGCTCCGTGTTCGCCCCCGGCGTCCTGGCCGCGCGCTGGGTGACCCCGGGTACGAGCGAAGCGGCCGGTGCGCCGTCGCCGCGCTACTCGCTGAGCCTGGTCGGCAAGATGCTGCTCGACGAGGTCTTCTTCGTGAGCGAGCTGCTGTCCATGCCGCTCGTGCCCTACGGCGACCGGGTCCGCATCGCGGCCGAGAGCACCGAGGCCCTGGCGCTGTTCACGGAGCGCGGCTGGCTCGGCGACCCGGCAGCCTACCACCTGACGCCCGAGCCGTTGGAGCCGCTCGACCTGCGCATCGCCCGCTCGCGCGGGCTGCGCTACGGCCACCTCACGGCGGACAGCGGCTACGAGCCGCACGCGGGCGAGCCGGGACGCGATCGCTGGCTCGGGTACGCGCGCAACCGCACCGCACATGCGTGGCTGCTCGAGCACCCCGGGCCGCCGCGGCCCTGGCTCGTCTGCGTCCACGGCTATCGCATGGGCTATCCGCTGGTCGACTTCACCGGCTTCCCGGCGGCGTGGTTCCACCGCGAGCTCGGGCTGAACGTCGCCTTCCCCGTCCTGCCCCTACACGGGCCGCGCACCGTCGGCCGGCGCACGGGAGACGGCTTCCTCTCCGGCGACTACCTCGACACCATCCATCTCCAGGCGCAGGCGACGTGGGACGTCCGCCGCCTGCTCGCGTGGCTGCGCCACGAGCGCGACGCGCCGGCGATCGGCCTCTACGGCCTCTCGCTCGGCGGGTACACGACGGCGCTGCTCGCCGCGCTCGAGCCGGAGCTGGCGTGCGTCGTCGCCGGCATCCCGGCGGTGAGCCATACCGGCCTCGCGCGCTGGAACATCCCCCCGGCGCTCCTGCGGCTGAGCGAGCACCTCGGTCTGGCCTGGGATCGGCTCGAGGAGCTGGTGCGGGTCGTCTCGCCCCTCGCCCTGCCCGTGCGCGTGCCGCGCGAGCGGCGTTACGTCTACGGCGCCCTCGCGGATCGCCTCGTGCCGCCCCACGGCGTCCACGCGCTGTGGACGCACTGGGAGCGGCCGCGCATCGAGTGGTACGATGGCAGCCACGTCTCCTTCGGCTGGGAGGCGCAGGTACGTGCCCTGCTCGTCGAAGCCCTCGCGTCGAACGGTCTCACGGCCCCGGCCTGA
- a CDS encoding LLM class flavin-dependent oxidoreductase → MEFGLFVQAHVPKHEMEADPEGAEHSRLMRELELAEACDRAGWKYVWSVEHHFLEEYSHISASEIFLPYVAARTERIHVGSAIYNITPPVNHPARMAERVAMLDHLSGGRFEFGTGRGSSSTEFKGFGIPDGDTTRAMYDEALPEILRMWRETSYSFQGKYFSMPERNVLPKPFTKPHPPLWVACGSPSTFEKAGRLGLGALCFSLGSPADFAPLIKVYKDAVRHAEPVGEWVNDNVACVTALVCHQDRRKARQIALDMGSGYHTSLVFKYLDTFPRPAGVPAWPQLIPDPTPEQLEERIASGQRIVGDPDECAKAVQQYADVGCDQIIFGVLASTQPQDVALDSVQLFGREVIPRFDPDPVHRTTRLREQQCGGARGRTAAAR, encoded by the coding sequence ATGGAGTTCGGACTCTTCGTACAGGCTCACGTCCCGAAGCACGAGATGGAGGCGGACCCGGAGGGCGCCGAGCACTCGCGGCTCATGCGCGAGCTCGAGCTCGCCGAGGCGTGCGATCGCGCCGGCTGGAAGTACGTCTGGTCGGTCGAGCACCACTTCCTCGAGGAGTACTCGCACATCTCCGCCTCGGAGATCTTCCTGCCCTACGTCGCGGCGCGCACCGAGCGCATCCACGTCGGCTCGGCGATCTACAACATCACGCCGCCCGTGAATCACCCGGCCCGCATGGCGGAACGCGTCGCCATGCTCGACCATCTGAGCGGCGGGCGCTTCGAGTTCGGCACCGGGCGCGGCTCGTCGTCGACCGAGTTCAAGGGCTTCGGCATCCCCGACGGCGACACCACGCGCGCCATGTACGACGAGGCGCTGCCCGAGATCCTGCGCATGTGGCGCGAGACCAGCTACTCCTTCCAGGGGAAGTACTTCTCGATGCCCGAGCGCAACGTGCTGCCGAAGCCGTTCACGAAGCCCCACCCGCCGCTGTGGGTCGCCTGCGGCAGCCCGTCCACCTTCGAGAAGGCGGGCCGGCTCGGGCTGGGGGCGCTCTGCTTCTCGCTCGGCTCGCCGGCCGACTTCGCGCCCCTCATCAAGGTCTACAAGGATGCCGTCCGCCATGCCGAGCCGGTCGGCGAGTGGGTGAACGACAACGTCGCCTGCGTGACCGCGCTGGTCTGCCACCAGGACCGCCGCAAGGCGCGGCAGATCGCGCTCGACATGGGCAGCGGCTACCACACGAGCCTCGTCTTCAAGTACCTCGACACCTTCCCGCGCCCGGCCGGCGTCCCCGCCTGGCCGCAGCTGATCCCCGACCCGACGCCCGAGCAGCTCGAAGAGCGCATCGCCTCGGGGCAGCGCATCGTCGGCGATCCGGACGAGTGCGCGAAGGCGGTGCAGCAGTATGCCGACGTCGGCTGCGACCAGATCATCTTCGGGGTGCTGGCGTCGACGCAGCCGCAGGACGTCGCCCTCGACTCGGTCCAGCTCTTCGGCCGCGAGGTGATCCCGCGCTTCGACCCCGATCCGGTGCATCGCACGACGCGCCTGCGCGAGCAGCAGTGCGGCGGCGCGCGCGGGCGGACCGCCGCGGCACGATGA